The following proteins are encoded in a genomic region of Bernardetia sp. MNP-M8:
- a CDS encoding TonB-dependent receptor plug domain-containing protein, giving the protein MSKVITLFLLFLFINHFIFAQTNSEQDSVIELKAVEIQSNSLEEKAAGFEVQKLDSLAMASYQTSDLGRLLSYRTPIFLKFYSISGLASPSFRGTSAGHTQVFWEEIPLNSPTLGQVDFSLFPIGLLDEVNVHYGAASLRYGEGGFGGGISLNHNPKNTQKAFSLNWIQSIGSFQAFKQLLTTSYSISNSKRLHIKATSRLFYKSAKNNYSYNYNKETFTRKRAATEQKGIVQEFYFLPKNTSRLSNHQFSFHFWAQDASRELPPPITVPINKETQDDFSVRNLLQWKYKKRNFEVSTKAGYLYDFLEYRNETSAIVSKTKNQSYHFLSEMKYAPHQKLLLQTGIRIRQDFADVDGYNQRHSQAQQSIFALIEYSPSPFFQTNFLARQVVLDNEFQAFLPSLGINFVKNNLEVKVNAARNFRAPTLNDRYWFPVGNPDLKNEEGWNGEFSAIYHFIDKKGTKFSFSSLYFWANINDWILWSPAVAGYWRPENLRSVFSQGIESNLFFKKTSQNFNLEANVSYTYTNSKNLKKIRDLDESEGKQLIYTPFHQQKSFVYAAYKSQFLRIEQQFVGKRFTTTTNTEYLPSYFLANFSLGKTINYKKVKFVLELNCQNIFDYQYQSMAFYPMVGRSFEFVLRTKF; this is encoded by the coding sequence GTGTCAAAAGTTATTACTTTATTTCTGTTATTTTTATTTATCAATCATTTTATTTTTGCCCAAACTAATTCCGAACAAGATTCTGTTATTGAGCTAAAGGCTGTCGAAATTCAATCTAATTCTTTAGAAGAAAAAGCAGCAGGTTTTGAGGTTCAGAAACTGGACTCTTTGGCAATGGCAAGTTATCAGACTTCTGATTTGGGCAGACTTTTATCGTATCGAACGCCTATTTTTTTGAAGTTTTATAGCATCTCTGGTTTGGCTTCTCCGTCTTTTCGTGGAACAAGTGCAGGACATACACAAGTTTTTTGGGAAGAAATTCCTCTTAATTCCCCTACTTTGGGACAGGTAGATTTTTCGCTTTTTCCTATTGGATTACTAGACGAAGTAAATGTTCATTATGGAGCAGCTAGTTTGCGTTATGGAGAAGGAGGTTTTGGAGGTGGAATTTCATTAAATCACAATCCTAAAAATACACAAAAAGCATTTTCATTGAATTGGATTCAATCCATAGGCAGCTTTCAGGCTTTCAAACAGCTTTTGACGACTTCCTATTCTATTTCAAACTCAAAACGATTACATATAAAAGCTACAAGTCGTCTTTTTTATAAATCTGCCAAAAATAATTATTCCTATAATTACAATAAAGAAACATTTACTAGAAAACGAGCAGCTACAGAGCAAAAAGGAATTGTTCAAGAATTTTATTTTCTTCCCAAAAACACATCAAGACTTTCAAATCATCAATTTTCGTTTCATTTTTGGGCGCAAGATGCAAGCCGAGAACTTCCACCACCTATAACAGTTCCTATAAACAAAGAAACGCAAGATGACTTCTCTGTTCGGAATCTTTTACAATGGAAATATAAAAAACGAAATTTTGAAGTGAGTACAAAAGCAGGTTATTTGTACGATTTTTTAGAGTATAGAAATGAAACTTCGGCTATTGTTTCAAAAACAAAAAATCAATCCTATCATTTTCTCTCAGAAATGAAATATGCTCCTCATCAAAAACTACTTTTACAAACAGGAATCCGAATAAGACAAGATTTTGCTGATGTAGATGGTTATAATCAGAGACATTCACAGGCACAACAAAGCATTTTTGCTTTAATAGAATATTCGCCTTCCCCATTTTTTCAAACTAATTTTCTAGCTCGCCAAGTTGTTTTGGATAATGAATTTCAAGCCTTTTTACCTTCTTTAGGTATTAATTTTGTTAAAAATAATTTGGAGGTCAAAGTGAACGCTGCTCGTAATTTCCGTGCGCCTACCTTGAATGATAGATATTGGTTTCCTGTTGGCAATCCTGATTTGAAAAATGAAGAGGGTTGGAATGGAGAATTTTCGGCAATTTATCATTTTATAGATAAAAAAGGCACAAAATTCTCTTTTTCGTCACTTTATTTTTGGGCTAATATTAATGATTGGATTTTGTGGTCTCCTGCTGTGGCTGGTTATTGGCGACCTGAAAATTTGCGTTCTGTCTTTTCACAAGGAATTGAAAGTAATCTTTTCTTCAAAAAAACGAGTCAAAATTTCAATCTTGAAGCGAATGTTTCTTATACTTATACCAATTCGAAAAACTTAAAAAAGATTAGAGATTTGGATGAGTCAGAAGGAAAACAGCTTATTTATACACCTTTTCATCAGCAAAAAAGTTTTGTTTATGCAGCTTATAAAAGTCAGTTTTTGAGAATTGAACAACAGTTTGTAGGCAAACGTTTTACCACAACGACAAATACAGAATATTTACCTTCTTATTTTTTGGCTAACTTTTCTTTAGGAAAAACAATCAATTATAAAAAAGTGAAGTTTGTTTTAGAGCTAAATTGTCAGAATATTTTTGATTATCAATATCAATCAATGGCTTTTTATCCGATGGTAGGACGTAGTTTTGAGTTTGTTTTGAGGACTAAATTTTAG
- the trpC gene encoding indole-3-glycerol phosphate synthase TrpC, producing MLEKIILHKQKEVAQLKKEISIESLKQKPFFNRETISLKKSIKNGSGIIAEFKRKSPSKGIINDSVDVIEITQGYASAGASALSVLTDTEFFGGQISDLEIARAYNEIPILRKDFMIDEFQIYRAKASGADLILLIAAVLSPKRCLELAEKAKELGLEILLEIHAKEELEQVKEIAHIVDAVGVNNRNLKTFDVDIEESMRLFDEIQTIKKENQSKNDFVLISESGLSDIESVLRLKQKGFEGFLMGEYFMKQQNPAQACKEFIEKL from the coding sequence ATGCTAGAAAAAATAATCCTTCATAAACAAAAAGAAGTTGCCCAGCTCAAAAAAGAAATTTCTATTGAAAGTCTAAAGCAAAAGCCTTTTTTTAATAGAGAAACAATTTCTTTAAAAAAATCTATCAAAAATGGTTCTGGAATTATTGCAGAATTCAAACGAAAATCTCCATCAAAAGGAATAATTAATGATTCAGTCGATGTTATTGAAATCACACAAGGTTATGCCTCTGCTGGTGCTTCTGCACTTTCCGTTCTGACAGATACAGAATTTTTTGGTGGACAAATAAGCGATTTAGAAATTGCTCGTGCATATAATGAAATTCCTATTTTGAGAAAAGATTTTATGATAGATGAATTTCAAATATATCGTGCAAAAGCGAGTGGGGCAGATTTAATTTTGCTTATTGCTGCTGTTCTGTCTCCCAAAAGATGCCTAGAGCTTGCCGAAAAAGCAAAAGAATTAGGCTTAGAAATTTTGCTAGAAATTCATGCAAAAGAAGAGCTAGAACAGGTTAAAGAAATTGCTCACATAGTTGATGCTGTTGGTGTAAATAATAGAAATCTAAAAACATTTGATGTTGATATTGAGGAATCAATGCGACTTTTTGATGAAATTCAAACAATTAAGAAGGAAAATCAAAGCAAAAATGATTTTGTGCTAATTTCTGAAAGTGGTTTGTCTGATATAGAAAGTGTTTTAAGATTAAAACAAAAAGGATTTGAAGGCTTTTTGATGGGAGAATATTTTATGAAACAACAAAACCCTGCACAAGCGTGCAAAGAGTTTATAGAAAAATTGTAA
- the trpD gene encoding anthranilate phosphoribosyltransferase, with protein MKNILNHLYEHHTITREEAKNLLIQISNGDYNQLQVASFLTVFNMRSITVDELLGFRDAMLELCQRVDLSAYDAIDLCGTGGDGKNTFNISTITSFVVAGAGVKVAKHGNYGVSSPCGSSNVLEHLGVVFTTDESVLQRQIEEANICFLHAPLFHPAAKAVAPVRLRLGTKTFFNMLGPMVNPAFVKRQMIGVFSLELARLYAYLYQKQEGSQFSIVHSLAGYDEISLTSPFKMITNEGEFILSPKDLHTETLKPNQIEGGTTIKEAADIFLSVLNNKATEAQKEVVLTNSAIALQTSFRNTNKETSFEEAKALAKESLESGKAYEALQKLLKLSPQLV; from the coding sequence ATGAAAAACATACTAAATCACTTATACGAACACCACACCATTACAAGAGAAGAAGCAAAAAATCTCTTGATTCAAATCTCAAATGGCGATTATAATCAACTTCAAGTTGCATCTTTTCTGACAGTTTTTAATATGCGAAGCATTACAGTGGATGAGCTTTTGGGCTTTCGTGATGCGATGCTAGAGCTTTGTCAGCGTGTAGATTTGTCGGCTTATGATGCGATAGACTTGTGTGGAACAGGTGGCGATGGTAAAAATACCTTTAATATTTCAACGATTACTTCTTTTGTGGTTGCTGGTGCAGGTGTGAAGGTTGCCAAACATGGAAATTATGGCGTTTCTTCGCCTTGTGGTTCGTCGAATGTATTGGAACATTTGGGCGTAGTTTTTACGACAGATGAATCTGTTTTACAAAGGCAAATTGAGGAAGCAAATATTTGTTTTTTACATGCGCCTTTGTTTCACCCTGCTGCGAAGGCTGTTGCGCCTGTTCGTTTGCGTTTGGGAACAAAAACGTTCTTTAATATGCTAGGACCTATGGTAAATCCTGCTTTTGTAAAACGTCAGATGATTGGTGTTTTTAGTTTGGAATTGGCTCGTTTGTATGCGTATTTGTACCAAAAACAGGAAGGTTCACAGTTTTCGATTGTGCATTCTTTGGCTGGATATGATGAAATTTCGCTTACTTCTCCTTTCAAAATGATTACCAATGAAGGCGAATTTATTCTTTCTCCAAAAGATTTGCATACAGAAACTTTAAAGCCAAATCAAATTGAAGGAGGAACAACTATAAAAGAAGCTGCTGATATATTTTTGAGTGTTTTGAATAACAAAGCAACAGAAGCACAAAAAGAAGTGGTTTTGACAAATTCAGCAATTGCACTTCAAACTTCTTTTAGAAATACAAACAAAGAAACCTCTTTTGAAGAAGCGAAAGCACTAGCAAAAGAATCTTTAGAAAGTGGAAAGGCGTATGAAGCTCTACAGAAATTATTAAAACTTTCTCCTCAATTGGTTTAA
- a CDS encoding aminodeoxychorismate/anthranilate synthase component II produces the protein MKQIAVIDNYDSFVYNLVHYLRELTSELSTNKEQQAQITVFRNDQVKLEELEKFDKILLSPGGGIPSEAGKLLEIIKHFAPTKDMLGVCLGHQALGEAFGAKLENLSKVYHGVATPIKVLTEDSLFSGLPAKINVGRYHSWVIQKDSLPADFEITAVDEQGEIMAIAHKKYKLKGIQFHPESILTPEGKTIIKNWLENVPQTSQSVNK, from the coding sequence ATGAAACAAATAGCTGTCATAGATAATTACGATTCTTTCGTTTATAATTTAGTTCATTATTTGAGAGAACTAACAAGCGAACTTTCTACAAACAAAGAACAACAAGCACAAATTACCGTTTTTAGAAACGACCAAGTAAAGCTAGAAGAACTAGAAAAATTTGATAAAATCTTACTTTCCCCTGGTGGTGGTATTCCGTCAGAAGCAGGAAAGTTATTGGAAATAATCAAGCATTTTGCACCAACAAAAGATATGTTAGGCGTTTGTTTGGGACATCAAGCATTGGGAGAGGCATTTGGCGCAAAACTAGAAAACCTTTCAAAAGTCTATCACGGAGTTGCTACGCCTATCAAAGTTTTGACAGAAGATAGTCTGTTTTCAGGACTTCCAGCCAAAATAAATGTAGGGCGTTATCATTCGTGGGTTATTCAAAAGGACAGTTTGCCAGCCGATTTTGAAATAACTGCCGTAGATGAACAAGGCGAAATTATGGCGATTGCTCACAAAAAATATAAACTCAAAGGCATTCAGTTCCACCCAGAATCTATCCTTACACCAGAAGGAAAAACGATTATTAAAAATTGGTTGGAAAACGTACCACAGACTTCCCAGTCTGTGAATAAATAA
- a CDS encoding chorismate-binding protein has protein sequence MNFKLKTFTQKILADTLTPVGIYLKLRDKYPMSFLLESSDYHGNQNAFTYICCEPIANFKVENETIYQSFPDGSTTEKEIENTSEVTEALTKFSKSFKAEKNKHNFITNGLFGYTTYDAVKYFEKIPEPKTEKLKIPLVQYHVFKYVIAINHFKNELHIFEHQLENENGNEPTFKKVLDVLQNKNAPTYSFKTEGEETSNMTDEDFLDNVNHGISHCKRGDVFQIVLSRRYKQKFEGDDFNVYRALRSVNPSPYLFYFDYGSFKLMGSSPEAQLVVKNRKATIHPIAGTFKRTGNDSADAALAVQLQNDPKENAEHVMLVDLARNDLSRNGTNVNVDVFREVQYFSHVIHLVSEVSGELLPEVSPLQIAADTFPAGTLSGSPKPNALSLIHKYEPENRSYYGGAIGFIGFNGDYNHAIMIRSFLSKENSLYFQAGAGIVESSVPENELAEVGNKLAALRKALKLAEEIVL, from the coding sequence ATGAATTTCAAATTAAAAACCTTTACTCAAAAAATATTAGCTGATACGCTTACGCCTGTCGGAATTTATTTAAAACTAAGAGATAAATATCCAATGAGTTTTCTGTTGGAATCTTCAGATTATCATGGCAATCAAAATGCCTTTACATATATCTGTTGTGAGCCAATAGCGAATTTTAAGGTAGAAAATGAAACCATTTATCAGTCTTTTCCTGATGGAAGCACGACAGAAAAAGAGATTGAAAATACATCAGAAGTAACAGAAGCTCTTACAAAATTTTCAAAGAGTTTTAAAGCCGAAAAGAATAAACACAACTTTATTACAAACGGACTTTTTGGTTATACTACGTATGATGCTGTTAAGTATTTTGAAAAAATACCAGAACCCAAAACTGAAAAACTCAAGATTCCATTAGTTCAATATCACGTTTTCAAATATGTAATTGCGATTAATCACTTCAAAAATGAACTTCATATTTTTGAACATCAACTAGAAAATGAAAACGGAAATGAGCCAACTTTCAAAAAAGTATTAGATGTTCTTCAAAACAAAAATGCCCCTACGTATTCTTTTAAAACAGAAGGAGAAGAAACTTCAAATATGACAGATGAGGACTTTTTGGATAATGTAAATCACGGAATTTCGCATTGCAAGCGTGGCGATGTTTTTCAAATTGTTCTTTCAAGACGTTACAAACAAAAATTTGAAGGCGATGATTTTAATGTTTATCGTGCCTTACGCAGCGTAAATCCTTCACCTTATTTGTTTTATTTTGATTATGGAAGTTTCAAATTAATGGGTTCTTCGCCAGAGGCGCAACTTGTAGTCAAAAATAGAAAAGCAACTATCCATCCGATTGCAGGAACTTTCAAACGAACAGGAAATGATTCTGCTGATGCTGCCTTGGCTGTTCAACTTCAAAATGACCCAAAAGAAAATGCTGAACATGTTATGCTTGTTGATTTGGCAAGAAATGATTTGAGTAGAAATGGAACAAATGTAAATGTTGATGTTTTTAGAGAAGTTCAATATTTTTCTCACGTTATTCATTTGGTTTCTGAAGTGAGTGGCGAGCTTTTACCTGAAGTTTCTCCTTTGCAGATTGCTGCTGATACGTTTCCAGCAGGTACGCTTTCAGGTTCTCCAAAACCGAATGCTCTTTCTCTCATTCATAAATATGAACCCGAAAATCGTAGTTATTACGGTGGTGCGATTGGTTTTATTGGTTTCAATGGCGACTATAATCATGCAATTATGATTCGTTCGTTTTTGAGCAAAGAAAATTCACTTTACTTTCAAGCAGGTGCAGGAATTGTAGAAAGTTCTGTTCCTGAAAATGAACTTGCAGAAGTAGGAAATAAATTAGCAGCCCTTCGAAAAGCCTTAAAATTAGCAGAAGAAATCGTCTTGTAG
- a CDS encoding bestrophin family ion channel, translating to MIITKNISLKNAIQFTGHHLIWISLWVFFVALIHKYLGVRWLVIPWLPLSIIGTAVAFYVGFKNNSAYDRMWEARKIWGGIVNSSRSWGSAVKSLVSNQFTDNKLSDDELLSIKRKMIYRHIAWLYALRSQLLVVVSWEHANQGGLIGKAAHRYRRKFGVGMVDDEVTKIELELLLPPEEYKSCIQYKNTATQIIDQQFQDLAKLREESLINDFRHIALQQILQDFYDHQGKCERIKKFPLPRQYANMSAVFIGIFIFLLPFGMISEFEKIAPWGVWLSIPFTILIGWVYVVMEIVGDYSENPFQGMANDIPMLSLCRTIENDLREMLGETDLPEDILPKNGILM from the coding sequence ATGATAATTACGAAAAATATTAGCCTTAAAAATGCAATTCAATTTACAGGACATCATTTGATTTGGATTTCCTTGTGGGTATTTTTTGTGGCATTAATTCATAAATATTTAGGGGTAAGATGGCTCGTTATTCCTTGGCTTCCTCTTTCTATTATTGGTACTGCTGTTGCTTTTTATGTAGGCTTCAAAAATAATAGTGCTTATGACCGTATGTGGGAAGCTCGTAAGATATGGGGAGGAATTGTCAATAGTAGTCGTTCGTGGGGAAGTGCTGTGAAGAGTTTGGTAAGCAACCAGTTTACAGATAATAAACTTTCAGATGATGAACTTTTGAGCATAAAACGTAAAATGATCTATCGTCATATTGCGTGGTTGTATGCTTTGAGGAGTCAATTACTTGTGGTCGTTTCTTGGGAACATGCTAATCAGGGTGGCTTGATTGGTAAAGCCGCACATCGTTATCGTAGAAAATTTGGGGTAGGAATGGTAGATGATGAAGTAACTAAAATAGAATTAGAATTACTTTTGCCTCCTGAAGAGTATAAAAGTTGTATTCAATATAAAAATACGGCTACCCAAATCATTGACCAGCAATTTCAAGACTTAGCAAAACTAAGAGAAGAATCTTTGATTAATGATTTTAGGCACATTGCCCTCCAACAAATACTACAAGATTTTTATGACCATCAGGGAAAATGTGAGCGTATCAAAAAATTTCCTCTTCCTCGTCAGTATGCCAATATGAGTGCTGTTTTTATAGGAATATTTATTTTCTTGTTGCCTTTCGGAATGATTTCTGAATTTGAAAAAATTGCTCCTTGGGGAGTTTGGTTATCTATTCCTTTTACTATTTTGATAGGTTGGGTATATGTCGTGATGGAAATTGTAGGCGACTATTCTGAAAATCCATTTCAAGGAATGGCAAATGATATTCCGATGCTTTCCCTATGTAGAACCATTGAAAATGATTTGAGAGAAATGTTAGGAGAAACCGATTTACCAGAAGATATACTTCCAAAAAATGGAATTCTGATGTAA
- a CDS encoding carbonic anhydrase: protein MNLFEQLFENNKTWATQKKAIDKNYFKDLSEGQNPDILYIGCSDSRVTAEDMMGVQPGQMFVHRNVANLVPNNDNNSASVIEYAIAHLKVKHIIVCGHYFCGGIKAAMQSKDLGILNPWLRNIRDVYRLHKEELNAIADETNRYKRLVELNVQEQCINIIKTAVWQKSFLSNHLPIVHGLVFDIHSGTLIDLNIDVQGIAQSIREIYDLGTNK, encoded by the coding sequence ATGAATCTATTTGAACAGTTGTTTGAAAACAATAAAACGTGGGCAACTCAAAAAAAAGCTATCGATAAAAATTATTTCAAAGATTTATCAGAAGGACAAAACCCTGACATTCTTTATATTGGTTGTAGTGATAGCCGAGTAACAGCAGAAGATATGATGGGAGTTCAACCAGGGCAAATGTTTGTCCATCGTAATGTTGCGAATCTCGTTCCTAATAATGATAACAATTCGGCTTCTGTCATCGAATATGCGATTGCTCATTTAAAGGTAAAACATATTATAGTTTGTGGTCATTACTTTTGTGGAGGAATTAAAGCAGCGATGCAAAGCAAAGATTTGGGTATTCTAAATCCTTGGTTAAGAAATATTCGTGATGTATATCGTTTGCACAAAGAAGAATTAAATGCCATTGCTGACGAAACAAATCGTTATAAAAGGCTGGTAGAATTGAATGTACAAGAGCAATGTATCAATATTATAAAGACAGCAGTTTGGCAAAAAAGCTTTTTGAGTAATCATCTGCCTATTGTTCATGGATTAGTCTTCGATATTCATTCAGGTACATTGATAGATTTGAATATTGATGTTCAAGGCATAGCACAGTCTATTAGAGAAATATATGATTTAGGTACAAATAAATAG
- a CDS encoding alpha/beta fold hydrolase produces MKTLFLSLITFLFSISLMAQNFEKSLLGDWKGELSVSGMKLPLIFHISKIENEQDENTNIFSATMDSPAQGAKDIPVSEVSFLDNNLTIKISNLGASYEGKLISKTQIEGIFKQAGQSFPMILNKMEKGTQKETLNRPQEPKAPFDYKTEEVQFQNKKAKEETILAGTLTLPKNANNKTPVVILISGSGAQDRNQEILGHKPFLVIADYLTKNGIAVLRYDDRGTAQSTGIFEGSTSKDFATDVEAAIDFLKTRKDINTKKIGLIGHSEGGMIAPMVAANRQKDVAFIVLLAGVGVNGSELLVEQQQAIGKLSGMSQEDLVKSKRENEGAFRIINEITDEKLLKEKMTLYLTDSVNQDDFPPSMTKEEYINAQLSLITSPWMSYFLRYNPKENLSKTVCPILAINGDKDVQVDSKINLTAIEKATQEAGNATIKYFPNLNHLFQTAETGLPSEYGEIEETFSPLVLKFVTDWIKEEIK; encoded by the coding sequence ATGAAAACCCTATTTTTATCTCTCATTACCTTTTTATTTTCTATTTCACTTATGGCTCAAAATTTTGAAAAATCCCTTTTAGGAGACTGGAAAGGAGAATTATCTGTTTCTGGAATGAAACTACCTTTAATTTTTCATATTTCAAAAATTGAAAATGAACAAGATGAAAATACAAATATTTTTTCTGCTACAATGGATAGTCCAGCACAAGGCGCAAAAGATATTCCTGTAAGTGAAGTTAGTTTTTTAGATAATAATTTAACAATCAAAATTTCAAACTTAGGAGCTTCTTATGAAGGCAAATTAATTTCTAAAACTCAAATTGAAGGAATATTCAAACAAGCAGGACAAAGCTTCCCTATGATTTTGAATAAAATGGAAAAAGGTACACAAAAAGAAACCTTAAACCGTCCACAAGAACCCAAAGCTCCTTTTGATTATAAAACTGAAGAAGTGCAATTTCAAAACAAAAAAGCAAAAGAAGAAACCATTTTAGCAGGTACACTTACTTTACCAAAAAATGCAAATAATAAAACTCCTGTTGTGATTCTAATTTCGGGTAGTGGAGCGCAAGATCGAAATCAAGAAATTTTGGGACACAAACCTTTTTTAGTAATTGCAGATTATCTTACAAAAAATGGAATTGCTGTTTTGCGTTATGATGATAGGGGAACGGCACAGTCAACTGGCATTTTTGAAGGCTCTACATCTAAGGATTTTGCAACTGATGTAGAAGCAGCGATTGATTTTTTGAAAACTAGAAAAGATATTAATACAAAAAAAATAGGTTTAATCGGACATAGTGAAGGTGGAATGATTGCACCAATGGTCGCAGCAAATCGTCAAAAAGATGTTGCTTTTATTGTTCTTTTAGCTGGAGTTGGTGTAAATGGAAGCGAACTTTTAGTAGAGCAACAACAAGCTATTGGAAAATTAAGTGGAATGAGTCAGGAAGATTTAGTAAAATCAAAAAGAGAGAATGAAGGTGCATTCAGAATTATAAATGAAATTACTGATGAGAAATTACTTAAAGAAAAAATGACTTTATATCTTACAGATTCAGTCAATCAAGATGATTTTCCACCTTCTATGACTAAAGAAGAGTATATAAATGCACAACTTTCTCTTATTACATCGCCTTGGATGTCTTATTTTTTGAGATACAATCCAAAAGAAAATTTATCCAAAACAGTTTGTCCCATTTTAGCAATCAATGGAGATAAAGATGTTCAAGTAGATTCAAAAATCAATCTTACAGCCATAGAAAAGGCAACACAAGAAGCAGGAAATGCAACTATAAAATACTTTCCAAATCTAAACCATTTATTTCAAACGGCAGAAACAGGTTTACCTTCTGAGTACGGAGAAATAGAAGAAACATTTTCGCCTTTGGTTTTGAAGTTTGTAACAGATTGGATAAAAGAAGAAATAAAGTAA
- the hemH gene encoding ferrochelatase, which produces MKKQRINKDIENKSMKNAPIGVLLVNLGTPDSPNTPDVRKYLREFLLDARVIDIAAPLRYGLVNGIIAPFRAPKSAAEYQKLWTDRGSPLLYHGVDVAEKLQHSLDNHSEKETDKSKRENYVVRLAMRYQSPALPAVLTELQEMNCKKIIVIPMFPQYASASTGSVLEKVMQLVSKWQLIPEVSFVDAYPTDKKMIKAFALQGQELLSKHDYDHYVFSYHGLPQRQLKKASSYCKIGTCCNSYNATNRLCYRAQCYETSRHLAKELGITEKDYTVCFQSRLGSDPWIPPYTDDVIKQMYEKGYRKLIVFVPSFVADCLETTVEVAETYHEDFLELGGERWDMVDSLNSHPLWIESLEDMVIQRS; this is translated from the coding sequence ATGAAGAAACAAAGAATTAATAAAGATATAGAAAATAAATCTATGAAAAATGCCCCTATTGGTGTTCTGCTAGTCAATTTAGGAACTCCAGACTCTCCAAACACCCCTGATGTTAGAAAATATTTACGTGAGTTTTTGCTTGATGCAAGAGTTATCGATATTGCTGCACCACTTCGTTATGGACTTGTAAATGGAATTATTGCTCCTTTTCGTGCGCCCAAATCAGCAGCTGAATATCAAAAATTATGGACAGATAGAGGTTCTCCTCTGTTGTATCATGGAGTAGATGTAGCCGAAAAGCTACAACATTCTTTAGATAATCATTCAGAAAAAGAAACGGATAAAAGTAAAAGAGAAAATTATGTAGTTCGTTTGGCAATGCGTTATCAAAGTCCTGCACTTCCTGCTGTTTTGACGGAGTTACAGGAAATGAATTGTAAAAAAATTATTGTTATTCCAATGTTTCCTCAATATGCTTCAGCTTCGACAGGCTCGGTTTTGGAAAAAGTAATGCAACTCGTTTCTAAATGGCAGCTTATTCCAGAAGTTTCTTTTGTAGATGCATATCCAACAGATAAAAAAATGATAAAAGCATTTGCTTTACAGGGTCAAGAACTTTTATCTAAACATGATTACGATCATTACGTTTTTTCATATCATGGTTTGCCACAACGCCAACTAAAAAAAGCAAGTTCGTACTGTAAAATTGGGACATGTTGTAATTCTTATAATGCAACAAACCGTTTGTGTTATAGAGCGCAATGTTATGAAACTTCACGTCATTTGGCAAAAGAATTAGGAATTACAGAAAAAGATTATACAGTTTGTTTTCAATCTCGTTTAGGTTCTGACCCTTGGATTCCACCTTATACAGATGATGTAATTAAGCAAATGTATGAAAAAGGATATCGCAAACTGATTGTTTTTGTACCTTCTTTTGTAGCTGATTGTTTGGAAACAACAGTTGAAGTTGCAGAAACCTACCACGAAGACTTTTTAGAACTTGGTGGAGAGCGTTGGGATATGGTTGATAGTCTTAATTCACATCCACTTTGGATAGAATCATTGGAAGATATGGTAATTCAGAGAAGTTAA
- the deoC gene encoding deoxyribose-phosphate aldolase has translation MNPAQYIEQTNLKPTISDKEIEELIEQTLKYKFIGVCVPPFWVKKVKRDLLKTDTKVVTVIGFPLGYNRTETKVTEAEVALKDGADELDLVISTTGFKTNPFWAKVEIVRLAEIAHQAEKMLKVIIETAYLSQKEIKETALICQEAGADFVKTSTGFASAGFASNTTDFYAGAKLEEVQLIRNTVSEMVGIKASGGIKTYQQVQDFVKAGAERIGTSSGVEIMEEYFAMNK, from the coding sequence ATGAATCCTGCTCAATATATAGAACAAACCAATCTTAAACCAACCATTTCAGACAAAGAAATTGAAGAACTGATAGAACAAACCCTAAAATATAAATTTATAGGTGTTTGTGTTCCTCCTTTTTGGGTTAAGAAAGTGAAGCGAGATTTACTCAAAACAGATACTAAAGTAGTTACAGTAATTGGTTTTCCATTGGGCTATAACCGTACAGAAACGAAGGTAACAGAAGCCGAAGTGGCATTGAAAGATGGAGCAGATGAGTTGGATTTAGTAATTTCGACGACAGGCTTTAAAACAAATCCATTTTGGGCGAAAGTTGAAATTGTAAGACTGGCAGAAATTGCACATCAAGCCGAAAAAATGCTAAAAGTAATTATAGAAACGGCTTATTTATCCCAAAAAGAAATAAAAGAAACGGCTTTAATTTGTCAGGAAGCAGGAGCAGATTTTGTAAAAACTTCTACAGGTTTTGCAAGTGCTGGATTTGCATCAAATACTACTGATTTTTATGCAGGTGCAAAATTAGAAGAGGTACAACTTATCAGAAATACAGTTTCTGAAATGGTTGGCATAAAAGCATCTGGAGGAATCAAAACCTATCAACAAGTGCAAGATTTTGTGAAAGCAGGTGCAGAACGAATTGGTACTTCATCTGGAGTGGAAATTATGGAAGAGTATTTTGCAATGAATAAGTAA